Proteins from a single region of Rhodovibrio salinarum DSM 9154:
- a CDS encoding TetR/AcrR family transcriptional regulator, producing MAESKTRQRVLHAAGRVVLQQGVKALTLEAVAKEAGVSKGGLLYHFASKDALLTGMVGEFVELIDGRMREAMQADDAPGAWTRAYLDASTVDRAGDDPMDRLATAMLAAGASDTALLAPLYARQKSWQAAQRDDGIDPATAALVRLAADGLWMNDLFGLQVVSDDERQAVIERLRALTRG from the coding sequence ATGGCCGAGAGCAAGACCCGACAGCGTGTGTTGCATGCCGCCGGGCGGGTGGTGCTGCAGCAGGGCGTCAAGGCGCTGACGCTGGAAGCCGTCGCCAAGGAGGCGGGCGTCAGCAAGGGCGGGTTGCTGTATCACTTCGCCTCCAAGGACGCGCTCCTGACCGGCATGGTGGGCGAATTCGTCGAGCTGATCGACGGGCGGATGCGGGAGGCGATGCAGGCCGACGACGCGCCGGGCGCCTGGACGCGCGCTTACCTCGACGCCTCGACGGTGGACCGGGCCGGGGACGATCCGATGGATCGGCTGGCGACCGCGATGCTGGCCGCCGGGGCCTCCGATACTGCGCTGCTGGCGCCGCTCTATGCCCGACAGAAAAGCTGGCAAGCCGCGCAGCGGGACGACGGCATCGATCCCGCGACCGCCGCGCTGGTCCGCCTTGCCGCGGACGGGCTGTGGATGAACGACCTGTTCGGCCTCCAGGTGGTCTCCGACGACGAACGCCAGGCCGTGATCGAGCGTTTGCGCGCCCTGACCCGCGGGTAA
- a CDS encoding phosphoribosyltransferase-like protein gives MPLTPTEISALNRIFQNQGWHDLGTQDASVERFEIFCEFLDKLDVEERNLAICLTEAFVEIDISDYVFHLRAAFEKFDDTNICEKTRVFVVPLRSPEDKRKGKAKSSSSLPYFFVSNVIPVLGKFQKNQKEALYSEEALNDYFAERGPSLIIALDDFVGSGDTCHKFIDEMENNYLKKEDSLAIIAISALESGYKSITERGYKMLYSVMQKRGITDSDIIGDKEKALRLVDNIEKRINVSSEYQRGYKQSEALIKLARTPNNTFPMYWTTKKVKGVPWPAPFPR, from the coding sequence ATGCCGTTGACGCCAACTGAAATATCTGCGCTAAACCGCATATTTCAAAATCAAGGTTGGCACGACTTAGGCACACAAGACGCTAGTGTTGAAAGATTTGAGATTTTCTGTGAATTTCTCGATAAACTTGATGTTGAAGAACGAAATTTAGCTATTTGCTTGACCGAAGCGTTCGTTGAGATTGATATCAGTGACTATGTTTTTCATTTACGGGCCGCTTTCGAGAAATTTGACGATACAAATATATGCGAAAAGACCAGGGTGTTTGTTGTTCCTTTAAGGTCCCCTGAGGATAAGAGAAAAGGTAAGGCAAAAAGTTCAAGCTCTTTGCCATATTTCTTTGTAAGCAATGTTATACCCGTATTAGGGAAGTTCCAAAAAAATCAAAAAGAGGCCTTGTATTCGGAAGAAGCCCTTAATGATTATTTTGCTGAGAGAGGGCCCTCCTTGATAATAGCTCTCGATGATTTCGTTGGATCAGGTGACACATGCCATAAATTTATAGATGAAATGGAGAATAATTACCTAAAAAAAGAAGACAGTCTCGCCATCATTGCGATAAGTGCGTTAGAGTCTGGCTACAAGTCAATAACCGAACGTGGATATAAAATGTTGTATTCTGTTATGCAGAAAAGAGGCATCACCGACTCAGACATTATTGGCGACAAGGAAAAGGCGCTAAGGCTTGTTGATAACATCGAAAAAAGGATAAATGTGAGCTCGGAATACCAAAGAGGATACAAACAATCAGAAGCACTGATTAAATTAGCAAGAACACCGAACAATACATTTCCAATGTATTGGACAACTAAAAAGGTTAAAGGCGTGCCATGGCCAGCCCCATTTCCACGGTGA
- a CDS encoding ABC transporter ATP-binding protein, protein MTDRLLEVENLGVTFGQGATAVPAVRELSFGLDRGQTLSLVGESGSGKSVTALSVMQLLPYPQARHTPGSSIRFKGEELANASEARMRQIRGNEIAMIFQEPMTSLNPLHHIEKQVTEPLLVHKGMDRTQARKRCLELLDMVGIPEARQRLTAYPHELSGGQRQRVMIAMALANEPDLLIADEPTTALDVTIQAQILKLLRQLAGEFNMALMLITHDLGVVRKMADEVVVMTQGHAVEQGPARRLFADPQHSYTRRLLAAEPSGKPVGPRADAPVVMQGSHVKVHFPIKQGLLKRTVDYVRAVDGIDVTIRAGHTVGVVGESGSGKTTLGMALLRLIQSQGEIGFDGRRISDMRPKALRPLRREMQVVFQDPFGSLSPRLSVGQIVEEGLKVHEPGMSEKDREARIVQALQEVGLDPDSRFRYPHEFSGGQRQRIAIARAMVLKPRFVVLDEPTSALDMSVQAQIVDLLRDLQRRHDLAYLFISHDLRVVRALADDVIVMKDGQVVEQGPAADIFDRPQAAYTQALMKAAFELEATESGVVSV, encoded by the coding sequence ATGACCGACCGCCTGCTCGAGGTTGAGAACCTGGGCGTCACCTTCGGCCAGGGCGCCACGGCCGTCCCGGCCGTGCGCGAGCTGTCGTTCGGCCTGGACCGGGGCCAGACGCTGTCACTGGTCGGCGAAAGCGGGTCCGGCAAGTCGGTGACCGCGCTGTCGGTGATGCAGCTCCTGCCCTACCCGCAGGCGCGCCACACCCCCGGCTCCTCGATCCGCTTCAAGGGCGAGGAACTGGCCAACGCCAGCGAGGCGCGGATGCGCCAGATCCGCGGCAACGAGATCGCGATGATCTTCCAGGAGCCGATGACCTCGCTGAACCCGCTGCACCACATCGAAAAGCAGGTGACCGAGCCGCTTCTGGTGCACAAGGGCATGGACCGCACCCAGGCGCGCAAGCGCTGCCTGGAGCTGCTGGACATGGTCGGCATCCCGGAAGCGCGCCAGCGCCTCACCGCCTACCCGCACGAACTCTCCGGCGGGCAACGCCAGCGGGTGATGATCGCGATGGCGCTGGCGAACGAGCCGGACCTCCTGATCGCCGACGAGCCGACCACCGCGCTCGACGTCACCATCCAGGCGCAGATCCTCAAATTGCTGCGCCAGCTCGCCGGCGAGTTCAACATGGCGCTGATGCTGATCACCCACGACCTGGGCGTGGTCCGCAAGATGGCCGACGAGGTGGTGGTGATGACCCAGGGCCATGCGGTCGAGCAGGGCCCGGCCCGGCGCCTGTTCGCCGACCCGCAGCACAGCTATACCCGCCGCCTCTTGGCCGCCGAGCCGTCCGGCAAGCCGGTCGGCCCCCGCGCCGACGCGCCGGTGGTGATGCAGGGATCACACGTGAAGGTGCACTTCCCGATCAAGCAGGGCCTGCTCAAGCGTACGGTCGACTACGTCCGCGCGGTCGACGGCATCGACGTCACGATCCGCGCCGGCCACACGGTAGGCGTCGTCGGCGAAAGCGGCAGCGGCAAGACCACGCTTGGCATGGCGCTTTTGCGCCTGATCCAGAGCCAGGGTGAGATCGGCTTCGACGGCCGGCGGATCTCCGACATGCGCCCCAAGGCGCTGCGCCCGCTGCGCCGCGAGATGCAGGTGGTGTTCCAGGACCCCTTCGGCTCGCTCTCCCCGCGCCTGTCGGTCGGGCAGATCGTCGAGGAAGGGCTGAAGGTGCACGAGCCCGGGATGTCCGAAAAGGACCGGGAAGCCCGGATCGTGCAGGCGCTGCAGGAGGTCGGCCTCGACCCCGACAGCCGCTTCCGCTATCCGCACGAGTTCTCCGGCGGCCAGCGCCAGCGCATCGCGATCGCCCGCGCAATGGTGCTCAAGCCCCGCTTCGTCGTGCTGGACGAGCCGACCAGCGCGCTCGACATGAGCGTGCAGGCACAGATCGTCGACCTGCTGCGGGACCTGCAGCGCCGCCACGACCTGGCCTACCTGTTCATCAGCCACGACCTGCGCGTGGTGCGCGCGCTCGCCGACGACGTGATCGTGATGAAGGACGGCCAAGTCGTCGAACAAGGCCCCGCCGCCGACATTTTCGACCGCCCCCAGGCGGCCTATACTCAGGCGCTGATGAAGGCCGCGTTCGAGCTGGAGGCGACGGAAAGCGGGGTTGTGAGTGTGTAG
- a CDS encoding ABCB family ABC transporter ATP-binding protein/permease gives MRPTTASSEAKLEFKKQLQVVRRLLPYLWPRNRRDLRIRVGIALVLMIAAKVANVYVPIVLKHATDALAPEAENLLVAVPVGLLLAYGGVRLASRGFGELRDAVFARVAQNAIRRVGLQVFRHLHRLSLRYHLERRTGGLSRAVERGTKGVEFLLSFVLFNILPTLIEILIVCGILWAMFDWRFAAVTFVTIAAYVWVTFKMTEWRIRFRREMNDADSGANTRAVDSLLNYETVKYFNNEAHEAERYDRGLRVYEEAAAKSKVSLSALNSGQAAVMAAGITALMTMAAFGVAAGRMTVGDFVMVNAYLIQLSIPLNLLGTVYREIKQSLVDMETMFEILDQPPEVVDKPGAPPLNVTQGRIDFEQVHFAYDSRREILHDVSFAVPSGARVAIVGPTGAGKSTISRLLFRFYDVSAGAVKIDGQDVREVTQDSVRQAIGIVPQDTVLFNDTVYYNINYGRPSASAEEVYEAARMARIHDFVQSLPDGYNSIVGERGLKLSGGEKQRVAIARAILKRPAIMLFDEATSALDTKTEQEIQTALADVAQGRTTLVVAHRLSTVVDSDEILVLDHGRIVERGTHTQLLHHGGAYAQMWFRQHADADAPPEPVAAQNAGE, from the coding sequence GCGAAGGTCGCGAACGTCTACGTGCCGATCGTGCTGAAGCACGCCACGGACGCGCTGGCCCCGGAGGCGGAGAACCTGCTGGTCGCCGTTCCGGTCGGCCTGCTGCTGGCCTATGGCGGCGTGCGCCTGGCCAGTCGCGGGTTCGGCGAGCTGCGCGATGCGGTGTTCGCCCGGGTGGCGCAGAACGCGATCCGCCGCGTCGGTCTGCAGGTGTTCCGGCATCTGCACCGCCTGAGCCTGCGCTACCATCTGGAGCGGCGGACGGGCGGGCTGTCCCGCGCGGTCGAGCGCGGCACCAAGGGCGTGGAGTTCCTGCTCTCCTTCGTGCTGTTCAACATTCTGCCGACGCTGATCGAGATCCTGATCGTCTGCGGCATCCTGTGGGCGATGTTCGACTGGCGCTTCGCCGCCGTCACTTTCGTCACGATCGCCGCCTACGTCTGGGTCACCTTCAAGATGACGGAGTGGCGGATCCGCTTCCGCCGCGAGATGAACGACGCCGACAGCGGCGCCAATACCCGCGCGGTCGACAGCCTGCTCAACTACGAGACGGTCAAGTACTTCAACAACGAGGCGCACGAGGCCGAGCGTTACGACCGCGGCCTGCGCGTCTACGAGGAGGCCGCCGCCAAGTCCAAGGTCTCGCTGTCCGCGCTCAACAGCGGCCAGGCGGCGGTGATGGCGGCGGGGATCACCGCGCTGATGACCATGGCGGCGTTCGGCGTGGCCGCCGGACGCATGACGGTGGGCGACTTCGTCATGGTCAACGCCTACCTGATCCAGTTGTCGATCCCGCTCAACCTGCTCGGTACCGTCTACCGCGAGATCAAGCAGTCGCTGGTCGACATGGAGACGATGTTCGAGATCCTCGACCAGCCGCCGGAGGTCGTCGACAAGCCGGGCGCGCCGCCGCTGAACGTGACGCAGGGGCGGATCGACTTCGAGCAGGTCCACTTCGCCTACGACAGCCGGCGGGAGATCCTGCACGACGTTTCCTTCGCCGTGCCGTCCGGGGCGCGGGTGGCGATCGTCGGGCCGACGGGGGCTGGCAAGTCGACGATCAGCCGGCTGCTGTTCCGCTTCTACGATGTCTCCGCCGGGGCGGTGAAGATCGACGGCCAGGACGTGCGCGAGGTCACCCAGGACAGCGTGCGCCAGGCGATCGGGATCGTTCCCCAGGACACCGTGCTGTTCAACGACACGGTCTACTACAACATCAACTACGGCCGCCCCTCCGCCAGCGCGGAGGAGGTGTACGAGGCCGCCCGGATGGCGCGTATCCACGACTTCGTGCAAAGCCTGCCGGACGGCTACAACTCGATCGTGGGCGAGCGCGGCCTGAAGCTCTCCGGCGGCGAGAAGCAGCGCGTCGCGATCGCCCGCGCGATCCTGAAGCGCCCGGCGATCATGCTGTTCGACGAGGCGACCAGCGCGCTCGACACCAAGACGGAGCAGGAGATTCAGACCGCGCTGGCAGACGTCGCGCAGGGCCGCACCACGCTGGTGGTCGCCCACCGTCTGTCGACCGTGGTCGACAGCGACGAGATCCTGGTGCTCGATCATGGCCGGATCGTCGAACGCGGCACCCACACCCAACTGCTGCACCACGGCGGCGCCTACGCCCAGATGTGGTTCCGCCAACACGCCGACGCCGACGCGCCGCCGGAACCGGTGGCCGCGCAGAACGCGGGCGAGTAA
- a CDS encoding retron St85 family RNA-directed DNA polymerase, producing the protein MRTHRDLASSWAAYEAAFIIEARRRGYSDDDVRTCLSYAKKLHLSNLPVIYDQAHFSDRVGYDISYIRRASNDPEHFYRTFNVPKKSGGVRQINEPLPSLKEIQRWILDNILGAMSVNPCAKAFVVGRDVRDNARFHRNQRIVINVDVKDFFPSITHRQIRMIFLKAGYSPEVGELLTQLCCLDGVLPQGAPTSPYISNLVCRPLDERLFGYAKKNGLRYTRYSDDISVSGDMEPAEVLQFVKKVCREHGFKIHPDKIRVLGPGRQKRVTGIVVNKHLQVPRKKRRVLRQSVYYIKKFGLDEHLSKTKNNRRNFLDHLMGQVNYVLFVNPKDREAQDWLRQLREIKNGAIDYRD; encoded by the coding sequence ATGCGAACGCACCGTGACCTCGCCTCGTCTTGGGCTGCTTACGAAGCCGCTTTCATAATTGAAGCCCGTCGACGGGGGTATTCGGATGATGACGTTCGAACATGCCTGTCTTACGCGAAAAAACTACATTTAAGTAACCTACCAGTAATCTATGATCAGGCACATTTTTCAGATCGAGTAGGATACGATATTTCGTATATACGACGGGCGTCGAACGATCCCGAACATTTTTACCGGACGTTTAACGTCCCGAAAAAATCTGGTGGGGTGCGTCAAATTAATGAACCGCTTCCAAGCCTCAAGGAAATTCAACGTTGGATATTAGATAATATACTTGGCGCGATGTCCGTGAATCCGTGTGCGAAAGCCTTTGTTGTTGGTCGCGATGTCAGAGATAACGCTCGATTTCACCGCAATCAGAGGATTGTTATAAATGTGGATGTTAAGGACTTTTTTCCGAGCATAACTCATAGACAGATTAGGATGATCTTCCTAAAAGCTGGATATAGCCCTGAAGTTGGTGAGCTACTTACGCAACTCTGTTGCCTTGATGGTGTTCTGCCTCAAGGCGCGCCAACTAGCCCTTATATTTCGAACTTGGTGTGCCGACCTCTCGATGAGAGATTGTTCGGATATGCAAAGAAGAATGGGTTGAGATATACCCGATACTCCGACGACATCTCCGTTTCCGGAGATATGGAACCGGCCGAAGTTCTTCAGTTCGTCAAGAAAGTATGCCGCGAGCACGGATTCAAAATACATCCGGATAAAATTAGGGTTTTAGGGCCTGGCAGACAGAAGAGAGTAACTGGGATCGTCGTAAATAAACATCTCCAAGTTCCCCGAAAAAAGAGGCGAGTACTTAGGCAGTCAGTGTATTACATTAAAAAATTTGGGTTGGATGAGCATCTCAGCAAAACGAAAAACAATCGGCGAAATTTTCTTGATCATCTGATGGGGCAGGTGAATTATGTCCTTTTCGTGAATCCGAAAGATCGAGAAGCGCAAGATTGGCTCCGTCAACTTCGTGAAATAAAAAATGGGGCAATCGATTATAGAGACTAA
- a CDS encoding methyl-accepting chemotaxis protein, whose amino-acid sequence MLTDFIGRLRLITRTTLVTIALIAMSILGVAVVTLIQINQEIERETIQSQNASLRAAAAVMAERYPELEVTWGSNKRVQRLTLPKMPTFDNHKMIDRVGLLTGETATVFAYEPGNGDFWRRTTNIVKPDGNRAVGTNLGKNGAVYPVIMSGETYLGEATILDREYFTIYEPIFDPGGDIIGILYAGVEKASLTAIKDRLTFDLVTVAAVLLLLTTAVTWWLFRRMLRPIPRLTQTMSHLAETSDTSTQVPDQTRQDEVGDMARALETFRASLADKQRLEAEQAEAEQRAEEEKRQTARALADKFEESVGQVVQLLSDSAGQLERSAQSMSSTSEQTVQQAQAVGTAAEEASSNVQTVSSASEQLAGSIQEISRQVSESSRISAEAAQQAQSTNTQVEGLKAAADKIGEVVQIISDIAEQTNLLALNATIEAARAGDAGKGFAVVANEVKSLANQTAKATEEIRTQVTQIQTETGSAVDAIQGISETVERINEIAQSVASAVEEQGAATQEIARNVQEASQGTQEVARNISGVREAAQQAGEGSNQVLSVASGVSEQAERLRTEVDGFIGEVRAA is encoded by the coding sequence ATGCTGACGGACTTTATTGGCCGATTGCGCCTGATCACGCGCACAACGCTTGTCACCATCGCCTTGATCGCGATGTCGATCCTGGGCGTGGCCGTGGTTACGCTGATCCAGATCAACCAGGAGATCGAGCGCGAGACGATCCAGAGCCAGAACGCCAGCCTGCGGGCGGCCGCGGCGGTGATGGCGGAACGCTATCCGGAGTTGGAGGTCACCTGGGGGTCCAACAAACGGGTGCAACGCCTGACCCTGCCGAAGATGCCGACGTTCGACAATCACAAGATGATCGACCGCGTAGGCCTGCTCACCGGCGAAACCGCGACCGTTTTCGCCTACGAGCCGGGAAACGGCGACTTCTGGCGGCGCACCACCAACATCGTGAAGCCGGACGGCAACCGGGCGGTCGGAACGAACCTGGGCAAGAACGGCGCGGTCTACCCCGTGATCATGTCTGGGGAGACCTACCTGGGTGAAGCGACGATCCTGGACCGTGAATATTTCACCATTTATGAGCCGATCTTCGACCCGGGCGGCGACATCATCGGCATCCTGTACGCCGGTGTGGAGAAGGCGAGCCTGACCGCGATCAAGGATCGCCTGACCTTCGATCTCGTCACGGTCGCCGCCGTGCTGCTGCTGCTCACGACCGCGGTGACCTGGTGGCTGTTCCGGCGGATGCTGCGGCCGATCCCGCGTCTGACACAGACAATGTCGCATCTGGCCGAAACCAGCGATACCAGCACGCAGGTGCCCGACCAGACGCGCCAGGACGAGGTCGGCGACATGGCCCGTGCGCTCGAGACCTTCCGCGCCAGTCTGGCCGACAAGCAGCGGCTGGAAGCCGAACAGGCCGAAGCCGAGCAGCGGGCTGAGGAGGAAAAGCGCCAAACCGCCCGTGCCCTCGCCGACAAGTTCGAGGAATCCGTCGGTCAGGTGGTGCAGCTGCTCAGCGACTCTGCCGGCCAACTGGAACGCTCGGCGCAGAGCATGTCCAGCACCTCCGAGCAGACCGTCCAGCAGGCCCAGGCCGTCGGCACCGCCGCCGAGGAGGCAAGCTCAAACGTCCAGACGGTGTCCAGCGCCTCCGAACAGCTGGCGGGCTCGATCCAGGAGATCAGCCGCCAGGTCAGCGAGTCCTCACGCATTTCGGCCGAAGCCGCGCAGCAGGCGCAAAGCACCAACACGCAGGTCGAAGGCCTGAAAGCAGCGGCGGACAAGATCGGCGAGGTGGTGCAGATCATCTCCGACATCGCCGAACAGACCAACCTGCTGGCGCTCAACGCGACGATCGAGGCGGCCCGCGCCGGCGATGCGGGCAAGGGTTTCGCCGTGGTGGCGAACGAGGTGAAATCGCTCGCCAACCAGACCGCCAAGGCGACCGAAGAGATCCGCACCCAGGTCACCCAGATTCAGACCGAAACCGGCTCGGCCGTGGATGCGATCCAGGGCATCTCGGAAACGGTCGAGCGGATCAACGAGATCGCGCAATCGGTCGCCTCCGCGGTCGAAGAGCAGGGCGCGGCGACCCAGGAGATCGCCCGCAACGTTCAGGAAGCAAGCCAAGGCACCCAGGAGGTTGCGCGCAACATCTCCGGCGTGCGCGAGGCCGCCCAGCAGGCTGGCGAAGGCTCGAACCAGGTGCTGTCGGTCGCAAGCGGGGTTTCCGAGCAGGCCGAACGTCTGCGCACGGAAGTGGACGGCTTCATCGGCGAAGTCCGCGCGGCCTGA
- a CDS encoding DMT family transporter, translating to MHASRTTTLATLFVVATGSLWGFYWLPVRRLAELGLSGAWGTLAIVATAAVVLSPCAVRARQRLVHGDPVALAATALGGVAFVLYSTGLVYGRVAIVILLFFLTPVWSTLLARYVMGWTTPWLRLAAIAVGVAGLVCVLSADGGVPMPRGLGDWLGLASGLLWAVATTAIRARGDTGPGETAFVFALGACLCAGVLAPVLEPLPSVAAAALGPAAGWAVAGGALWWGLSMAALMWAAARLEPARVGILLMAEVLIGTASAAVIAGERIAPLELIGGAFVVAAGVLEVWPVRSRART from the coding sequence ATGCATGCGTCCCGGACAACGACGCTGGCCACGCTGTTCGTCGTCGCGACCGGCAGTCTGTGGGGCTTCTACTGGCTGCCGGTGCGCCGGCTGGCGGAGCTCGGCCTGTCCGGCGCCTGGGGCACGCTGGCGATCGTCGCCACGGCGGCGGTCGTGCTGAGCCCCTGCGCGGTACGGGCGCGCCAGCGACTGGTGCACGGCGATCCGGTCGCGCTCGCCGCGACCGCGCTGGGTGGGGTGGCGTTCGTGCTGTACTCCACGGGGCTGGTCTATGGCCGGGTGGCGATCGTCATCCTGCTGTTTTTTCTGACGCCGGTGTGGAGCACGTTGCTCGCCCGCTACGTCATGGGTTGGACCACGCCCTGGCTGCGCCTGGCGGCGATCGCGGTCGGCGTCGCCGGGCTGGTGTGCGTGTTGAGCGCGGACGGCGGCGTGCCGATGCCGCGCGGTCTGGGCGACTGGCTCGGCCTGGCCTCTGGCCTGCTGTGGGCGGTGGCGACCACGGCGATTCGGGCGCGGGGCGATACCGGTCCCGGTGAAACGGCGTTCGTGTTCGCGCTCGGCGCCTGCTTGTGCGCGGGCGTGCTGGCGCCGGTGCTGGAGCCACTGCCGAGCGTTGCCGCCGCTGCGCTCGGGCCTGCGGCCGGCTGGGCGGTGGCTGGGGGCGCGCTCTGGTGGGGGCTGTCGATGGCGGCCCTGATGTGGGCGGCGGCCCGGCTGGAGCCGGCGCGTGTCGGTATCCTCCTGATGGCCGAGGTGCTGATCGGCACCGCGTCGGCCGCCGTGATCGCGGGGGAGCGGATCGCCCCGCTGGAACTGATCGGCGGCGCGTTCGTGGTCGCCGCCGGCGTGCTGGAGGTGTGGCCGGTGCGCAGTCGTGCGCGCACCTGA
- a CDS encoding zinc transporter ZntB — protein MTGGPRKLLEGVVHARALRGDGAGPAVDSPWADWLHLDATKADSVYWLRHASGIPPLAVDGLLAPETRPRCEAIDGGLLLILRGVNLNAGADPDDMVSLRVWIGPTGPDGKGPGIVSVRLRRLMAVQDVVDALDTGCGPSSAGEAAVALAERLAARMAPTIDALDDELDALEAAMSDAAEGAAKSNARVRPRLLRLRHQALTLRRYLSPQRAALQRLIELAPDWLSDTLRQRLRESLDAVTRYVEALDTGRERAAVIQDELANAVAERLNTRMYVLSVVAAVFLPLGFVTGLLGVNVAGMPGADTPWAFAAVAGGSAGVAAVEIWLFRRLGWL, from the coding sequence ATGACAGGCGGTCCCCGGAAGCTGCTGGAAGGTGTGGTGCACGCGCGGGCCCTGCGCGGCGACGGCGCGGGGCCGGCGGTGGATTCGCCGTGGGCGGACTGGCTGCATCTGGATGCGACCAAGGCCGACAGCGTCTATTGGTTGCGGCACGCCAGCGGCATCCCGCCGCTGGCGGTCGACGGGCTGCTGGCGCCGGAGACGCGGCCGCGTTGCGAGGCGATCGACGGCGGACTTCTGTTGATCCTACGCGGGGTCAACCTGAACGCCGGCGCCGACCCGGACGACATGGTCAGCTTGCGCGTCTGGATCGGGCCGACGGGGCCCGACGGCAAGGGACCGGGCATCGTCAGCGTGCGGCTGCGCCGGCTGATGGCGGTGCAGGACGTGGTCGACGCGCTCGACACCGGATGCGGGCCCAGCAGCGCCGGCGAGGCCGCGGTTGCCCTCGCCGAACGGCTGGCCGCCCGCATGGCACCCACGATCGATGCGCTGGACGACGAGCTGGACGCGCTGGAAGCCGCCATGTCCGACGCGGCCGAAGGCGCCGCCAAATCGAACGCCCGGGTGCGCCCGCGCCTGCTGCGCCTGCGCCACCAGGCGCTGACGCTGCGCCGCTACCTCTCCCCGCAGCGCGCCGCCCTGCAGCGGCTGATCGAGCTGGCGCCCGACTGGTTGAGCGATACCCTGCGCCAGCGCCTGCGCGAATCGCTGGACGCCGTCACCCGTTACGTTGAGGCGCTGGACACCGGGCGCGAACGCGCCGCCGTGATTCAGGACGAGTTGGCGAACGCGGTCGCCGAACGGCTGAACACCCGGATGTACGTGCTGTCGGTGGTGGCGGCGGTGTTTTTGCCGCTCGGCTTCGTGACCGGCCTGTTGGGCGTCAACGTCGCCGGTATGCCGGGGGCCGACACGCCCTGGGCGTTCGCCGCCGTTGCGGGCGGCTCGGCCGGCGTCGCGGCGGTCGAGATCTGGCTGTTCCGACGCCTGGGCTGGCTGTAA
- a CDS encoding 2-hydroxyacid dehydrogenase, translating to MVILFQSKADDPEKWRQAFAAALPEADLRIGADSVSDVREVDYAVAWKPPKGLLKQYPNLKAILSLGAGVDHLASDPDLPTDVPVVRLIDPGLTWGMTEYVLWAVLGHHRRTREYRQLQAEHRWERLEVPLGPSRRVGVMGLGELGADAARALAAMRFEVAGWSNRRKEIDGIESFAGQDELGKFLARTEVLVNLLPLTEQTTGLLNRHTLGALPKGACLVNVARGGHLVEADLLELLGTGQIAEATLDVFAEEPLPASHPFWDHPRITITPHEAAVTPPETAAATIAENIRKMERGAAPSPIVDFSKGY from the coding sequence ATGGTGATCCTGTTCCAGTCCAAGGCCGACGATCCCGAGAAGTGGCGCCAGGCGTTCGCCGCCGCCCTCCCCGAAGCCGACCTGCGGATCGGCGCGGACTCGGTTTCGGACGTGCGCGAGGTCGACTACGCGGTCGCCTGGAAACCGCCCAAGGGCCTGCTGAAGCAGTATCCCAACCTGAAGGCGATCCTGTCGCTAGGCGCCGGGGTCGACCATCTGGCAAGCGATCCGGACTTGCCGACCGACGTGCCGGTCGTCCGGCTGATCGATCCCGGGCTGACCTGGGGGATGACGGAATACGTCCTCTGGGCCGTTCTGGGCCATCATCGGCGCACGCGCGAATACCGCCAACTGCAGGCCGAACACCGTTGGGAACGCTTGGAGGTCCCTCTGGGTCCGAGCCGGCGGGTCGGCGTGATGGGACTGGGCGAACTGGGGGCCGACGCCGCCCGCGCGCTTGCGGCGATGCGCTTCGAGGTCGCCGGCTGGTCGAACCGGCGCAAAGAGATCGATGGGATCGAGAGCTTTGCCGGCCAGGACGAACTCGGCAAGTTCCTGGCCCGGACCGAGGTCCTGGTGAACCTGCTGCCGCTGACAGAGCAGACGACCGGCCTGTTGAACCGGCATACCCTGGGCGCGCTGCCCAAGGGCGCCTGCCTGGTCAACGTTGCCCGCGGCGGGCATCTGGTCGAAGCGGACCTGCTGGAACTGCTCGGCACCGGCCAGATCGCCGAAGCCACGCTCGACGTCTTCGCCGAGGAACCGCTGCCCGCCAGCCATCCTTTCTGGGATCATCCGCGGATCACCATCACCCCGCACGAGGCGGCGGTCACCCCGCCCGAAACCGCCGCCGCCACGATTGCCGAGAACATCCGGAAGATGGAACGCGGCGCGGCGCCCAGCCCGATCGTGGATTTCTCGAAAGGCTATTGA